From a region of the Methylomonas rapida genome:
- a CDS encoding DUF6290 family protein, which yields MMTLNIDDDTANLLRQLSEQEHVSPAQLIKNLLSDYLEDLADAAAGDAALVELLSSKDDTISLAEWEQQLNALER from the coding sequence ATGATGACACTAAATATCGACGACGACACGGCGAACCTGCTCCGCCAGTTGTCCGAGCAGGAACACGTCAGCCCCGCGCAACTGATCAAAAATCTGCTCAGCGATTACCTAGAAGACTTGGCCGACGCCGCAGCAGGCGATGCGGCGTTAGTAGAATTATTGAGTAGTAAGGACGATACGATTAGCTTGGCGGAATGGGAGCAACAACTCAATGCCTTGGAGCGTTAG
- the kdpC gene encoding potassium-transporting ATPase subunit KdpC encodes MSSYLKPALVLFALLTLLTGVVYPLLVTALAQGLFPVQANGSLLKNDEGQIIGSELIGQPFSDTRYFWGRPSATSPYPYNAAASSGSNLGPTNPALITTVAARIKALHEADPEKHASIPVDLVTASASGLDPHISIAAAEYQIPRIAKARHIDPAKLHNLVAKHTEDRQWQIFGEPRVNVLKLNLSLADLSRKD; translated from the coding sequence ATGTCTAGTTATCTGAAACCCGCCTTGGTATTGTTTGCACTGCTGACACTTTTGACCGGCGTCGTCTATCCGTTATTGGTGACGGCTTTGGCGCAGGGCCTTTTTCCGGTTCAAGCCAACGGCAGCCTGCTCAAAAACGATGAAGGCCAAATCATCGGCTCCGAACTGATCGGGCAACCCTTCAGCGACACTCGATACTTTTGGGGTAGGCCGTCGGCGACCTCGCCCTATCCTTATAATGCCGCCGCGTCGTCCGGTTCCAATCTCGGGCCGACCAACCCGGCGTTAATCACCACCGTCGCGGCACGCATCAAAGCACTCCATGAGGCCGATCCCGAGAAACATGCCTCCATTCCGGTTGACCTGGTCACTGCCTCCGCCAGCGGCCTGGACCCGCACATCAGCATCGCAGCCGCCGAATACCAAATACCGCGCATTGCCAAAGCGCGCCACATCGACCCGGCCAAACTGCACAACTTGGTCGCAAAACACACCGAAGACCGGCAATGGCAAATCTTCGGCGAGCCCAGAGTCAATGTGCTGAAACTAAATTTGTCGTTGGCTGATTTGAGTCGCAAGGATTAA
- a CDS encoding type II toxin-antitoxin system RelE family toxin — MPWSVRLKTGAAKAINKLDKPVRDRIKTFLAQLAEQDNPRITGKALQGKLSAYWRRDDELIVLVVELGHRKDIYRDKH; from the coding sequence ATGCCTTGGAGCGTTAGGCTTAAGACGGGCGCCGCCAAAGCCATCAACAAACTGGACAAACCCGTCCGCGACAGAATCAAAACCTTTCTCGCTCAGTTAGCCGAGCAAGACAATCCGCGCATTACCGGCAAAGCCTTGCAAGGTAAATTGTCCGCATACTGGCGCAGAGACGACGAACTCATCGTTTTGGTCGTCGAATTGGGTCATCGAAAAGACATTTATCGAGACAAGCATTAA
- the kdpB gene encoding potassium-transporting ATPase subunit KdpB has product MSTKTLSTDLFDSAVLRQAVIGAFAKLAPRQQWKNPVMFVVYLGSLLTSVLWLQAVRGQGDAPAGFILAIACWLWFTVLFANFAEAVAEGRSKAQAAFLHSAKRDITAKKLEEPRYGRQYRPVAGSNLRKGDVVLIEAGDFVPGDGEVIEGVASVDESAITGESAPVIRESGGDFSSVTGGTRVLSDWLVVRISVNPGETFLDRMIAMVEGSERQKTPNEIALTILLVALTLVFLMATVTLLPFSLYGVESAGSGKPLSITVLVALLVCLIPTTIGGLLSAVGVAGIGRMMQKNVIATSGRAVEAAGDVDVLLLDKTGTITLGNRQAAAFIPAKGVSESQLADAAQLSSLADETPEGRSIVVLAKQKFGIRGRDVHALGATFVHFSAQTRMSGVNLPSPTGREGEMGRQIRKGSEDAIRGYVSALGGRFPEDMQKIVVDVSRRGSTPLVVAEDKKVLGVIELKDIVKGGIKERFIELRQMGIKTIMITGDNRLTAAAIAAEAGVDDFLAEATPETKLALIRQHQAEGRLVAMTGDGTNDAPALAQADVAVAMNSGTQAAKEAGNMVDLDSNPTKLIEIVETGKQMLMTRGALTTFSIANDVAKYFAIIPAAFAGTYPALNVLNVMHLTTPASAILSAVIFNALIIIALIPLALRGVRYKPVGAEQLLQNNLLVYGLGGLAVPFIGIKLIDVLLAGLQLL; this is encoded by the coding sequence ATGAGTACAAAAACACTTTCGACTGATTTATTCGATAGCGCTGTTCTGCGGCAGGCCGTCATCGGCGCTTTCGCAAAACTGGCACCGCGCCAGCAATGGAAGAATCCGGTGATGTTCGTGGTTTATCTCGGCAGCCTGCTGACCAGCGTACTTTGGCTGCAAGCGGTGCGCGGGCAAGGCGACGCTCCGGCCGGGTTTATTCTGGCCATTGCCTGTTGGCTTTGGTTTACCGTACTGTTCGCCAACTTCGCCGAAGCGGTCGCGGAAGGCCGCAGCAAGGCGCAAGCCGCATTTTTGCATAGCGCCAAACGCGACATCACCGCGAAAAAGCTCGAAGAACCGCGCTACGGCAGGCAGTACAGGCCGGTCGCGGGTTCCAACCTGCGTAAAGGCGACGTGGTATTGATCGAAGCCGGCGATTTCGTGCCGGGCGACGGCGAGGTCATCGAAGGCGTGGCGTCGGTCGACGAAAGCGCGATTACCGGCGAAAGCGCACCGGTGATCCGGGAGTCCGGTGGCGACTTCAGTTCGGTGACCGGCGGCACGCGGGTTTTGTCGGATTGGTTGGTCGTGCGCATCAGCGTCAACCCCGGCGAAACCTTCCTGGATAGAATGATCGCGATGGTGGAAGGCTCTGAGCGCCAAAAAACGCCCAACGAAATCGCGCTGACGATTTTGCTGGTGGCGCTGACATTGGTCTTTTTGATGGCTACCGTGACCCTGTTGCCGTTTTCGCTATACGGCGTCGAGAGCGCCGGCAGCGGCAAGCCCTTGTCGATTACCGTGTTGGTTGCGTTGCTGGTGTGCCTGATCCCCACGACGATAGGCGGCTTGTTGTCGGCGGTCGGTGTCGCCGGCATAGGCCGGATGATGCAGAAAAACGTCATCGCCACCTCCGGTCGGGCTGTCGAAGCGGCTGGCGACGTCGATGTGTTGTTACTCGACAAAACCGGCACGATCACGTTGGGCAACCGCCAGGCGGCGGCCTTCATTCCGGCCAAGGGCGTCAGTGAAAGCCAACTGGCCGATGCCGCGCAACTGTCTTCACTGGCCGACGAAACCCCGGAAGGCCGTAGCATCGTGGTGTTGGCCAAGCAAAAATTCGGTATCCGCGGGCGGGACGTGCATGCCTTGGGCGCGACTTTCGTGCATTTCAGCGCCCAAACCCGCATGAGCGGCGTCAATTTACCCTCGCCCACGGGGCGAGAAGGCGAAATGGGTCGGCAGATTCGCAAGGGTTCCGAGGATGCGATTCGCGGCTATGTCTCGGCCCTGGGCGGCCGTTTTCCCGAGGACATGCAGAAAATCGTGGTCGATGTTTCTCGCCGCGGCTCCACGCCGTTGGTCGTAGCCGAGGACAAGAAAGTTCTGGGCGTGATCGAACTGAAGGATATCGTCAAGGGCGGCATCAAGGAACGTTTCATCGAGCTCAGGCAAATGGGCATCAAGACCATCATGATCACCGGCGACAACCGCCTGACCGCCGCGGCGATTGCCGCTGAGGCCGGCGTCGACGATTTTCTGGCCGAAGCCACCCCGGAAACCAAATTGGCCTTGATCCGCCAGCACCAGGCCGAAGGCCGCTTGGTGGCCATGACCGGCGACGGCACCAACGACGCCCCGGCTTTGGCCCAAGCCGATGTCGCGGTGGCGATGAACAGCGGCACCCAGGCCGCAAAGGAAGCCGGCAACATGGTGGATCTCGATTCGAATCCGACCAAATTGATCGAAATCGTCGAAACCGGCAAGCAAATGCTGATGACGCGCGGCGCGTTGACCACGTTCAGCATCGCCAACGACGTGGCGAAATATTTCGCGATCATCCCGGCAGCCTTCGCCGGCACCTATCCTGCTTTAAATGTGTTGAACGTGATGCATTTAACGACGCCGGCCAGCGCGATCCTATCGGCGGTGATCTTCAATGCCCTGATCATCATCGCATTGATTCCGCTGGCCTTGCGCGGCGTGCGTTACAAACCGGTCGGCGCCGAGCAGCTACTGCAAAACAATTTACTGGTTTACGGCTTGGGCGGCTTGGCAGTGCCTTTCATCGGCATCAAGCTGATCGATGTTTTGCTGGCCGGCCTGCAACTGCTCTAA